The following proteins are encoded in a genomic region of Nitrospirota bacterium:
- a CDS encoding FAD-dependent oxidoreductase, producing MNKVEVLKAEKDGLDSLWDIYRFAERGGGSMTESDAQRMKWYGVFQRNPTPGFFMIRVRMTNGLSNAEQFRVLADLADETGRGFVHLTTRQQVQLRWVAIERVPEIFARLKSVGLHAMQTGMDNVRNICGCPAAGLTPQELFDAAPVAQALANTYLGNPLYSNLPRKFNVSITGCLENCTHAETQDLALVPALSPDSSRTPGFNVLVGGKNGSGGYRPASPLNVFVTPDEAVGVCLAILALYRDFGHREQRNRARLSFLLDEWGTERFRLKVEERVGRKLAGEGEDRRSTRRHVDHVGVLRQKHAGLNYVGLTVPVGKMTTAQLREAAHLSEAYGDGEIRLTSNQNLILPHVPDAKLGSLLEEPFVKEFPYAPTEIMRGLVACTGTDFCNLAVIEVKDIAIQTARALEARLPSTQPLTMHWSGCPAGCGNHQQADIGFLGKKIKINGTVQDGVDIFVGGRSGPGATRPLRVIEDIPVGEVEDFLVSMVKYHPREKLVEALRKRGREVSLDGNPTNRSSGSVNPPSAASIATLRQDDIPSSGAAVTSLGGKPVAVLRNAGRLCAFSNVCPHENAPLDEGVVDGDEIICPLHAYRFSLTTGACSTVPGLSLEIYDAAESASGEITVRERSAEPSGTPAPPALTTWSCRSCRFEQKGERPPTICPVCASGTDQFYAGTEPAKAATRDRSGKRVVIVGGSIAAHVAAQTCRQVDPEAHVQIITDEAVSFYNRLGLTRWMSDEIQETHLFDYSPDWYVTQGIEVVTRSRAVALDPVLRRLMLSTGQEIGFDVLILAHGSGALTPPFYRGATPGAYLLRTLEDVRGILAAASEATRAAVIGGGVLGLEAAHGLLKRGARVSVFEYAAHLMPRQLDAEAAGLLAAYISSKGTHVHVGAGVAALESSGTSYLIRTTDGREFEADLVVVSTGIKPNIDWVSASGIRCERGIQVDDRMKTSSDSVYAAGDVTEWRGQVVGLWANAIEQARVAAANAMGQEKRFSGFIPATILKCWDYPVFSIGEIAPIPAPSAAVPGASGSNGTESKTFLDPVKKVYRRIDYRHGLPIGAILVGTREGTAELKKLVEWRLQIQSIETKLFGDHAAEA from the coding sequence GTGAACAAGGTCGAAGTTTTGAAGGCCGAGAAGGACGGACTGGATTCCCTGTGGGACATCTATCGATTCGCGGAGCGGGGCGGCGGCAGCATGACGGAATCCGATGCGCAGAGGATGAAATGGTACGGCGTATTCCAACGAAACCCGACGCCCGGATTCTTCATGATCCGCGTCCGCATGACGAACGGCCTCTCGAACGCAGAGCAATTTCGAGTGCTGGCCGATCTCGCCGACGAGACTGGGCGGGGATTCGTCCACCTCACCACCCGCCAGCAGGTCCAGCTCCGGTGGGTGGCCATCGAGCGGGTGCCGGAAATCTTCGCGCGGCTCAAGAGCGTCGGTCTCCACGCGATGCAGACGGGAATGGACAACGTTCGCAACATCTGCGGCTGTCCGGCGGCGGGTCTCACTCCACAGGAACTTTTCGATGCGGCGCCCGTGGCACAGGCACTCGCGAACACCTACCTCGGCAATCCGCTGTACTCGAATCTACCCCGCAAGTTCAACGTCTCCATCACGGGTTGCTTGGAAAATTGCACGCACGCCGAGACGCAGGACCTCGCACTGGTCCCTGCCCTTTCGCCGGACAGTTCGCGTACCCCGGGATTCAACGTGCTCGTGGGGGGGAAAAACGGCTCGGGCGGATACCGGCCTGCATCGCCACTGAACGTATTCGTCACACCCGACGAAGCCGTGGGTGTGTGTCTCGCCATACTCGCCCTGTACCGGGATTTCGGTCACCGCGAACAGCGCAATCGGGCCCGTCTTTCGTTCCTGCTGGATGAGTGGGGCACGGAACGATTCAGGTTGAAAGTTGAAGAGCGCGTCGGACGGAAGCTGGCGGGCGAGGGTGAAGACCGGCGTTCGACCCGGCGGCATGTCGATCACGTCGGCGTCCTCCGGCAGAAACATGCGGGACTCAACTACGTCGGTCTCACCGTTCCCGTCGGCAAAATGACCACCGCTCAACTCCGCGAAGCCGCCCACCTGAGCGAGGCTTATGGCGACGGCGAGATCCGCCTCACGAGCAACCAAAATCTGATCCTCCCTCACGTGCCCGACGCCAAACTCGGCTCGCTGTTGGAGGAGCCCTTTGTGAAGGAGTTTCCGTATGCGCCCACCGAGATCATGCGGGGGTTGGTCGCCTGCACGGGCACCGATTTCTGCAATCTGGCCGTCATAGAAGTGAAGGACATCGCGATCCAGACCGCGCGCGCACTGGAAGCGCGACTCCCGTCCACTCAACCTCTTACGATGCACTGGTCCGGCTGCCCGGCGGGATGCGGGAACCATCAGCAGGCGGACATTGGTTTTCTCGGAAAGAAGATCAAGATCAATGGGACGGTTCAGGATGGCGTGGACATCTTCGTCGGCGGACGTTCGGGGCCCGGAGCCACACGTCCCCTCCGGGTGATCGAAGACATCCCCGTGGGGGAGGTCGAGGATTTTTTGGTTTCAATGGTGAAGTATCACCCGCGCGAGAAACTGGTCGAGGCGCTGCGGAAGAGAGGGCGGGAGGTTTCCTTGGATGGAAATCCCACGAACCGTTCGAGCGGTTCAGTCAACCCCCCATCGGCCGCGTCAATCGCCACCCTTCGCCAGGACGACATTCCCTCATCGGGTGCGGCGGTCACATCGTTGGGCGGCAAACCCGTTGCGGTGCTCAGGAATGCCGGTCGCCTGTGCGCCTTTTCGAATGTGTGTCCCCACGAGAATGCCCCGCTTGATGAGGGCGTCGTGGATGGCGATGAAATCATTTGTCCCTTGCATGCCTACCGATTCAGCTTGACCACCGGGGCGTGCAGTACCGTGCCCGGGCTCAGCCTCGAAATCTATGATGCCGCCGAGAGCGCATCGGGAGAAATTACGGTTCGGGAGCGTTCAGCCGAACCTTCAGGGACTCCGGCCCCTCCGGCACTCACCACTTGGAGTTGCCGGTCGTGCCGTTTCGAACAGAAAGGGGAAAGGCCGCCGACGATTTGCCCCGTGTGCGCTTCGGGAACGGACCAATTCTACGCTGGCACGGAGCCTGCAAAAGCGGCGACGCGGGATCGGAGCGGCAAACGGGTCGTCATTGTGGGTGGGAGCATCGCGGCCCACGTCGCCGCGCAAACGTGCCGGCAGGTCGACCCTGAGGCGCATGTGCAGATCATCACCGATGAAGCGGTGTCTTTTTACAATCGATTGGGCCTCACACGGTGGATGTCCGACGAAATCCAGGAGACCCACCTCTTCGACTATTCACCCGATTGGTACGTGACGCAGGGGATCGAGGTGGTGACGCGGAGCCGCGCCGTTGCCCTCGACCCGGTCCTACGTCGCCTCATGCTTTCTACCGGTCAGGAGATCGGTTTCGATGTCCTCATTCTGGCGCACGGGAGTGGGGCGTTGACCCCGCCGTTCTATCGTGGGGCGACTCCCGGAGCTTACCTGCTGCGCACGCTGGAAGATGTTCGCGGTATTCTTGCCGCTGCTTCGGAGGCCACCCGCGCGGCGGTGATCGGGGGGGGGGTGCTGGGGCTCGAAGCAGCCCACGGGCTGCTGAAGCGAGGTGCCCGCGTATCGGTGTTTGAGTATGCCGCTCACCTCATGCCCCGCCAGCTCGATGCGGAGGCCGCGGGATTGCTCGCAGCCTACATATCCTCGAAGGGCACTCACGTCCATGTCGGGGCGGGGGTTGCCGCGCTGGAATCCAGCGGGACGTCGTACCTGATTCGGACGACGGACGGTCGCGAGTTCGAGGCCGATCTCGTGGTCGTTTCCACGGGCATCAAGCCCAATATCGACTGGGTCTCCGCATCCGGCATCCGTTGCGAGCGCGGCATTCAGGTCGACGATCGGATGAAGACCTCCAGCGATTCGGTCTATGCCGCGGGAGATGTCACCGAGTGGAGGGGCCAGGTGGTGGGGTTGTGGGCGAACGCGATCGAGCAGGCGCGCGTGGCGGCGGCCAACGCCATGGGCCAAGAGAAGCGATTTTCGGGTTTCATCCCGGCCACCATCCTGAAATGTTGGGACTACCCGGTGTTTTCCATTGGGGAAATCGCTCCCATTCCCGCACCCTCCGCTGCCGTTCCTGGCGCTTCGGGGAGCAACGGTACAGAGTCAAAAACCTTCTTGGACCCGGTGAAAAAGGTATATCGGCGGATCGACTATCGGCATGGCCTCCCCATCGGGGCCATCCTCGTCGGTACCCGGGAGGGGACGGCCGAGCTGAAGAAACTGGTGGAATGGCGACTCCAAATCCAATCGATCGAGACCAAGCTGTTCGGGGATCACGCGGCCGAAGCGTAA
- a CDS encoding dimethyl sulfoxide reductase anchor subunit encodes MATPNPIDRDQAVRGSRGRSVSPLGLVQSLGPEEQLRFHVDVGKCIGCNACMVACNEQHGNPSNLFWRRVGECEIGSYPEARRLFTSMACNHCLDPACLKGCPTEAYVKNPRTGIVRHIDEECIGCEYCVWNCPYTVPQYDKARHIVTKCDMGFEELMNDQWPACVSTCPTDALAIETVDTREWRERPDSGDAPGLPSVRMTYSTTRFSFPDGRSSAGTDLLHGDHAVAARFRLHPEKPHLPLVLFTVLTQMAVGTLFMFWVARLRSAPDPVSANTILLPLSIVMLSLLAATLHLGRPLRAYRALRNWRHSWLSREIGSFGAFAALTTAAVLIPKVWSTLPSATLRVLEGCAVLLGLASLYCTARIYRVPARPSWDSPRTTASFLLSSLILGPALAGVLVACVPSWTPARSLDFAELCRWVTLGAAATLLAMELVWLILTRRDSRREIQGTRSLLFTDFLNHAAVRILMLIVGGILLPLGVSGRLNPLLVAIGLGLLLAGELMGRYLFFVTVVPMSIPGTIPGTPFSRRLP; translated from the coding sequence ATGGCGACTCCAAATCCAATCGATCGAGACCAAGCTGTTCGGGGATCACGCGGCCGAAGCGTAAGCCCGCTCGGCCTGGTTCAATCGCTGGGGCCGGAGGAGCAGCTCCGGTTCCACGTGGATGTGGGCAAATGCATTGGTTGCAACGCTTGCATGGTCGCCTGCAACGAACAACACGGAAATCCGTCCAACCTCTTCTGGAGGCGCGTGGGTGAATGCGAGATCGGCTCCTACCCCGAAGCGAGACGGCTCTTCACCTCCATGGCGTGCAATCACTGCCTCGATCCCGCCTGCCTCAAGGGCTGTCCGACGGAGGCGTACGTCAAAAACCCGCGAACGGGCATCGTCCGCCACATCGATGAGGAATGTATCGGCTGCGAGTATTGCGTCTGGAATTGCCCCTACACCGTGCCTCAGTACGATAAGGCCCGTCACATCGTCACCAAGTGCGACATGGGTTTTGAGGAGCTGATGAACGACCAGTGGCCGGCGTGCGTGAGCACGTGCCCCACCGATGCCCTGGCCATCGAGACCGTTGACACACGGGAATGGCGTGAACGACCGGACTCGGGTGACGCCCCGGGTCTCCCTTCGGTACGGATGACGTACAGCACGACCCGGTTCTCGTTTCCAGACGGACGTTCCTCCGCCGGGACCGATTTGCTCCATGGGGACCATGCGGTGGCCGCCCGATTTCGGCTCCATCCCGAAAAGCCGCATCTCCCGCTGGTGCTCTTCACCGTGTTGACGCAAATGGCCGTCGGCACCCTCTTCATGTTCTGGGTGGCCCGGCTGCGTTCGGCGCCCGACCCCGTTTCGGCGAACACGATCTTGCTGCCCCTCTCGATCGTGATGCTGTCACTCCTCGCCGCCACGCTCCATTTGGGAAGGCCCTTGCGCGCGTACCGGGCGCTGAGGAACTGGCGACACTCCTGGCTGAGCCGCGAGATCGGATCGTTTGGCGCGTTTGCAGCGCTGACGACCGCCGCGGTGCTGATTCCCAAAGTGTGGTCTACCCTGCCCTCCGCAACCCTCCGCGTTCTGGAGGGATGCGCCGTCCTTCTGGGTCTGGCCTCCCTCTACTGCACGGCCCGGATCTACCGCGTGCCCGCCCGGCCTTCGTGGGATTCCCCCCGCACCACGGCTTCGTTCCTGCTCAGTTCACTGATTCTCGGCCCGGCCCTCGCGGGTGTGTTGGTCGCGTGCGTTCCCTCCTGGACGCCGGCCCGATCACTGGATTTCGCCGAACTCTGCCGATGGGTGACGTTGGGCGCCGCCGCGACCTTGCTGGCCATGGAGCTGGTCTGGCTGATATTGACTCGCCGCGACTCGCGACGCGAAATCCAAGGGACCCGGTCTCTGCTTTTCACGGATTTTCTGAACCATGCGGCCGTCCGCATTCTCATGCTGATCGTCGGCGGCATCCTCCTTCCTCTCGGGGTCTCCGGTCGGCTGAATCCCCTGCTTGTTGCCATCGGCCTCGGCTTGCTCCTCGCCGGCGAGCTGATGGGCCGATATCTGTTTTTCGTCACCGTGGTTCCCATGAGTATTCCCGGAACGATCCCCGGAACACCCTTCAGCCGGCGCCTGCCATGA
- a CDS encoding molybdopterin-dependent oxidoreductase, producing the protein MGKDSRFGVMAADTIPDRWVQTVCGYCSVGCGMYVGVKKGEAVAVKGDPKYPVNEGKLCPKGLSEHHTLRAPSRARAPILRGADGKPHPIGWDDALDLFLGRVRSLQSRYGSAAFAVLSTGQLVTEEFYALGKLVRLGMRVPDFDGNTTLCMASAVAGYKRSFGSDGPPGSYLDFETSDVILLVGANIYDNHPILTHRLAKNPKKTVIVVDPRASKTALLADLHLPIRPRSDLALFNGLAYILLREGWIDRRYVSEHVDGFDALREHLAAYPPERVSEITGLTPELIMRVARLYAEAKRPLIAWTMGVNHSDQGTETVNAINNLALLTGNVGKEGASPFSITGQCNAMGTREAGFTSSLPGYRAYDDPVSRNELARLWGIGPEELPAARGRAYPDIINAVIDGRVKGLWIIGTNPIASFPNLANTEDALSRLEFLVVQDGFYPTPTAERAHLFLPAAIWGEKEGTFTNSERRVGRVRAAVPPVAGCRTDFDIILDLARRAGWADRLFPGWTTPEDAFNEWARVSRGRLCDYSGMNYGRLDREGSIQWPCPDHDRPGDERLYSSGEFPTATGRAKLWCVDWAELPEEPRPEFPFILNTGRTVEHWHTRTKTREVEILETLSPEAWVEVNPRDAARLRIRDRQRITLRSQRGSVSGIPARITETVAPGQVFVPFHFFETNANALTLNTFDPLSREPNYKQCAVRIEPV; encoded by the coding sequence ATGGGGAAGGATTCCCGCTTCGGAGTCATGGCCGCCGACACGATCCCGGATCGGTGGGTACAAACGGTGTGTGGCTATTGCTCCGTCGGCTGCGGGATGTATGTGGGTGTCAAGAAGGGTGAGGCCGTGGCCGTCAAAGGCGATCCGAAATATCCCGTGAACGAGGGGAAATTGTGCCCGAAGGGACTCTCCGAACACCACACCCTCCGAGCACCCTCTCGCGCACGCGCGCCCATTCTCCGGGGAGCGGATGGAAAACCGCACCCGATTGGATGGGACGACGCCTTGGATCTATTTCTCGGTCGCGTTCGCAGCCTCCAATCTCGATATGGATCAGCGGCGTTTGCCGTGCTCAGTACCGGACAACTGGTCACGGAGGAATTCTACGCGCTGGGAAAGCTGGTCCGACTCGGAATGCGCGTGCCGGATTTCGACGGAAACACCACGCTCTGCATGGCGAGCGCCGTGGCCGGATACAAGCGTTCGTTCGGGAGCGACGGTCCACCCGGGAGTTACCTCGATTTCGAAACGTCCGATGTCATCCTTCTCGTCGGAGCCAACATCTACGATAATCATCCGATTCTGACGCACCGCCTGGCGAAAAACCCGAAGAAGACGGTCATCGTGGTCGATCCCCGCGCTTCGAAGACGGCACTCCTCGCGGATCTCCACCTCCCCATCCGACCGCGTTCGGATCTTGCCCTGTTCAACGGCCTCGCCTATATCCTTCTCCGCGAAGGTTGGATCGATCGTCGGTACGTGTCCGAGCACGTGGACGGATTCGACGCCCTCCGGGAGCATCTGGCCGCGTATCCTCCTGAACGCGTGTCGGAAATCACGGGTCTCACACCGGAACTGATCATGCGGGTGGCGCGACTCTACGCTGAGGCGAAGCGACCCTTGATCGCCTGGACGATGGGCGTGAACCACAGCGACCAAGGCACGGAGACGGTCAACGCGATCAACAACCTCGCCCTCCTCACGGGGAATGTGGGGAAGGAAGGGGCCTCGCCTTTTTCCATCACCGGACAATGTAACGCCATGGGGACGCGCGAGGCAGGATTCACGTCCAGCCTCCCCGGATACCGAGCGTATGACGACCCCGTTTCGCGCAACGAACTGGCCCGGCTGTGGGGAATCGGGCCGGAAGAACTGCCGGCTGCGCGTGGTCGCGCCTACCCGGACATCATCAACGCCGTCATCGACGGCCGAGTCAAGGGATTGTGGATCATTGGAACGAATCCCATTGCCTCGTTCCCGAATCTGGCCAACACAGAGGATGCCCTCTCACGACTGGAGTTTCTCGTCGTTCAGGATGGCTTCTACCCCACTCCCACGGCGGAGCGCGCTCACCTCTTCCTGCCCGCCGCGATCTGGGGTGAAAAGGAAGGCACGTTCACCAACTCGGAGCGCCGCGTGGGGCGTGTGCGTGCGGCCGTTCCCCCCGTGGCCGGATGCCGCACCGATTTCGACATTATTCTCGATCTGGCGCGGCGCGCGGGTTGGGCCGATCGGCTCTTTCCCGGCTGGACCACCCCGGAGGATGCCTTCAATGAATGGGCACGGGTCAGCCGGGGCAGGCTGTGCGACTATTCGGGCATGAATTACGGTCGGCTCGACCGGGAGGGAAGCATCCAATGGCCCTGCCCGGACCACGACCGCCCCGGAGATGAGCGATTGTATTCCAGCGGCGAGTTTCCGACCGCCACGGGCCGGGCGAAACTGTGGTGTGTCGACTGGGCCGAACTCCCGGAGGAACCGCGCCCCGAGTTCCCCTTCATCCTCAATACCGGACGAACCGTGGAACACTGGCACACACGCACCAAGACGCGCGAGGTCGAAATCCTCGAAACGCTCTCACCGGAAGCGTGGGTGGAAGTGAACCCCAGGGATGCCGCGCGACTCCGGATCCGGGACCGCCAGCGGATCACCCTCCGATCCCAGCGGGGAAGCGTGTCCGGAATCCCGGCTCGAATCACTGAAACGGTCGCGCCGGGTCAGGTCTTCGTCCCCTTTCACTTTTTCGAAACGAACGCCAATGCGCTCACCCTCAACACATTCGATCCCCTTTCCCGTGAACCCAACTACAAACAGTGCGCCGTTCGGATTGAACCCGTCTGA
- the moaA gene encoding GTP 3',8-cyclase MoaA: MDLVDRFGRVPRDLRISVTERCNFRCTYCLPEEEHLHGGRPPLLSFEEIDRLARLFAERGIRKFRLTGGEPLLRKNLPDLVAKLSSMAGIEDLALTTNGFFLAEVARDLAGAGLKRVSVSLDSLQPDVFARLTGRRALNRVLQGLDAARAAGFSPIKLNTVLIRGENDGEILNLVDFARETGCPIRFIEFMPLDSGREWTRDRVVPTDFILEAISARFPLVPVIPRTASETARCFAFEDGKGEVGFIASVTRPFCAHCNRLRLTADGRLRTCLFAHTEIDLCTPLRRSAPDEEIHALIVNGVYGKEWGHRIAEPDFLPPQRGMVRIGG, encoded by the coding sequence ATGGATTTGGTGGACCGATTCGGCCGTGTACCGCGCGACTTGCGAATTTCCGTCACCGAGCGTTGCAATTTCCGCTGCACCTATTGCCTCCCGGAAGAGGAGCATCTTCACGGTGGCCGCCCCCCCCTTCTGAGTTTTGAAGAAATCGACCGGCTTGCGCGACTTTTCGCGGAACGCGGAATCCGGAAGTTCCGGCTGACGGGAGGCGAACCGCTGCTCCGAAAGAACCTTCCGGATCTCGTCGCGAAACTTTCGAGTATGGCCGGCATTGAAGACTTGGCGCTCACAACGAATGGATTTTTTCTGGCCGAGGTGGCCAGAGACCTGGCCGGAGCCGGTCTCAAGCGAGTCAGTGTCAGCCTCGATTCACTTCAGCCCGACGTATTCGCCCGGCTCACCGGGCGCCGGGCCCTGAATCGGGTGCTTCAAGGCCTCGATGCGGCGCGCGCCGCGGGCTTTTCTCCCATCAAGCTCAACACCGTGCTCATTCGCGGAGAAAACGACGGAGAAATCCTCAACCTCGTGGATTTCGCGCGCGAGACCGGCTGTCCGATCCGATTCATCGAATTCATGCCGCTTGACTCCGGCCGGGAGTGGACGCGCGATCGGGTCGTCCCCACGGACTTCATTCTCGAAGCCATCTCCGCACGATTCCCTCTCGTGCCGGTGATCCCTCGAACCGCCTCGGAAACCGCCCGGTGTTTCGCGTTCGAGGACGGCAAGGGTGAAGTCGGGTTCATCGCCTCGGTGACCCGGCCCTTCTGCGCCCATTGCAACCGGCTTCGGCTGACGGCGGACGGCCGGCTCCGAACGTGCCTCTTCGCGCACACGGAAATCGACCTGTGCACGCCGCTTCGACGATCTGCGCCCGATGAGGAAATCCATGCCCTCATCGTGAACGGCGTCTACGGGAAGGAGTGGGGACACCGGATTGCCGAACCCGACTTTTTGCCTCCGCAGCGTGGGATGGTCAGAATCGGCGGATAG
- a CDS encoding molybdenum cofactor guanylyltransferase, with protein sequence MSSIAFAILAGGQSSRFRSDKRIARFRGRPLLGIMMDKAKSLGWPLILSVRDQSQMATLESMDGISWPGVRTVLDRPEVEGPIAGLMASLATVGHDYVFVTSSDLPLLETGTIQRLFRMASDPLAALCVPRTPRGIEPLASVYSCECASELELFVRNGGRSPEKFIHSLPPHRVRFCDFTLEDSRQFANINTPADLEALTISPPTTPSSTVHARTAHAG encoded by the coding sequence ATGTCTTCGATAGCATTTGCCATCCTCGCGGGCGGCCAATCGAGCCGATTCCGATCGGACAAGCGAATCGCCAGGTTCAGAGGCAGGCCCCTGCTCGGAATCATGATGGACAAGGCGAAATCCCTCGGCTGGCCCCTTATTCTTTCGGTGCGAGATCAAAGCCAGATGGCGACGCTGGAATCCATGGACGGGATTTCTTGGCCGGGGGTGAGAACGGTGCTGGATCGGCCGGAAGTGGAAGGGCCCATCGCCGGCCTGATGGCTTCCCTCGCCACCGTCGGACATGATTACGTTTTCGTCACGTCCTCCGACTTGCCTTTGCTGGAAACCGGAACAATCCAAAGGCTGTTCAGAATGGCCTCCGATCCTTTGGCCGCCCTGTGTGTGCCGCGGACCCCCAGGGGCATCGAGCCGCTCGCCTCCGTCTACTCCTGTGAGTGCGCGAGCGAACTTGAATTGTTCGTCCGGAACGGCGGCCGTTCTCCGGAAAAGTTCATCCACTCACTCCCCCCGCACAGGGTCCGATTCTGCGATTTCACGTTGGAGGACTCCCGGCAGTTCGCCAATATCAACACACCGGCTGATTTGGAAGCACTGACGATCTCCCCGCCCACCACCCCTTCAAGCACCGTTCACGCGAGAACCGCCCATGCAGGTTAG
- a CDS encoding MoaD/ThiS family protein: protein MQVSVRFYAKAQELAGLSAALMEVSPPVTVADFRRLLSERFPRLSGMERSLALAVVERLPGETADPLDARPAMVVTDAYQFNGSEEVLVLPPVSGG from the coding sequence ATGCAGGTTAGCGTCCGTTTCTACGCAAAGGCCCAGGAGCTGGCCGGACTCTCGGCGGCACTCATGGAGGTTTCACCCCCCGTCACGGTCGCCGACTTCCGCCGATTGCTTTCGGAGCGGTTTCCTCGGTTGTCCGGAATGGAACGAAGCCTGGCGCTGGCCGTGGTGGAGCGGTTGCCCGGGGAGACGGCGGACCCGCTCGACGCCCGACCGGCCATGGTGGTCACGGATGCCTACCAATTCAACGGCAGCGAGGAAGTGCTCGTCCTCCCGCCGGTGAGCGGAGGCTGA
- a CDS encoding molybdenum cofactor biosynthesis protein MoaE has protein sequence MEDRPRHLTRRELRQEELLPRSGDPECGATVIFSGTVRRANQGRTVSSIDYEAEERLADAALSQIFEEMERTAGGPGVLIHRLGRVPVGEASIFISASSAHRDQAFRAVRDAIEAVKVRVPIWKKEHYEDGSSEWLDGKPLQSAPQSEKEIQT, from the coding sequence ATGGAGGACCGGCCTCGGCACCTGACCCGCCGCGAACTCCGGCAGGAGGAACTCCTTCCGCGGAGTGGGGATCCTGAGTGCGGAGCCACGGTGATTTTTTCCGGAACCGTCCGCCGTGCGAATCAGGGCCGGACCGTTTCCAGCATCGACTATGAGGCGGAAGAGCGATTGGCGGATGCCGCCCTATCGCAGATCTTCGAGGAAATGGAGAGGACCGCGGGCGGCCCAGGCGTCCTCATCCATCGGTTGGGACGCGTCCCCGTGGGGGAAGCGTCAATTTTCATTTCGGCTTCGTCCGCGCATCGCGACCAGGCCTTCCGCGCCGTGCGCGATGCCATCGAGGCGGTGAAGGTCCGCGTTCCCATCTGGAAAAAGGAACACTACGAGGACGGTTCCTCCGAGTGGCTCGACGGCAAGCCGCTCCAATCTGCGCCCCAATCTGAGAAGGAGATCCAAACGTGA
- a CDS encoding bifunctional molybdenum cofactor biosynthesis protein MoaC/MoaB, giving the protein MKDVSEKFETLRTAKAQAQIRVGAGTPALMAAGKLPKGDPLPVARVAAVMAAKRTSEIIPYCHPIPIDHVDVQMTSLDHWLIVTAEVKAIAKTGVEMEALTAAGVAALTVYDMLKPVDNELVIESIRLVEKTGGKSDFAEAVASPLRVAVLVLSDSVHSGAKEDKAGKAIVEALQSQPVKVEKYEILPDETAQIREALVRYSDEYKMDMVITTGGTGLSPRDVTVDAARAVIRREIPGVMEAARSYGQRRTPYAMLSRGIAGFRNGTLIVTLPGSSRGAKESMQALFPALLHVFRIARHNPQHDAGTPPAIHSSSRCRSSYPSDHRPRRGPKRTEGGDAGRKKKKPLE; this is encoded by the coding sequence GTGAAAGACGTCAGCGAGAAATTTGAGACGTTGCGCACCGCGAAGGCCCAGGCCCAGATCCGCGTGGGGGCCGGGACGCCCGCACTCATGGCCGCGGGGAAATTGCCCAAGGGGGACCCGCTCCCTGTCGCTCGGGTCGCGGCAGTGATGGCCGCGAAGCGCACCTCGGAAATCATCCCCTACTGTCACCCGATCCCCATCGATCACGTCGACGTGCAAATGACGAGCCTCGATCATTGGCTGATCGTCACCGCCGAGGTGAAGGCCATTGCGAAGACGGGCGTCGAGATGGAGGCGCTGACCGCGGCCGGCGTGGCCGCTCTCACGGTGTACGACATGCTGAAACCGGTCGACAACGAACTCGTTATCGAGTCCATTCGACTCGTCGAGAAAACCGGAGGAAAGTCCGATTTCGCGGAGGCGGTGGCGTCGCCCCTCAGGGTGGCGGTCCTGGTCCTCTCCGATTCCGTCCACTCCGGCGCCAAAGAGGACAAGGCCGGAAAAGCCATCGTGGAAGCCCTCCAATCGCAACCGGTCAAAGTCGAGAAATACGAGATCCTGCCGGATGAGACGGCCCAAATCCGCGAGGCCCTGGTGCGCTACTCGGATGAATACAAGATGGACATGGTCATCACAACAGGCGGAACGGGCCTCAGCCCGCGGGACGTGACGGTCGATGCCGCGCGGGCGGTGATCCGGCGCGAGATCCCCGGCGTCATGGAGGCGGCGCGGAGCTACGGTCAGCGACGCACTCCGTACGCCATGCTTTCGCGCGGTATTGCAGGCTTCCGGAACGGGACGCTCATCGTCACCCTCCCCGGCAGCTCGCGTGGGGCCAAAGAATCCATGCAGGCGCTCTTTCCTGCGCTCCTCCACGTGTTCCGCATTGCGCGCCACAATCCGCAGCACGACGCCGGGACCCCACCTGCAATCCACTCGTCGTCCCGGTGCCGATCCTCATACCCTTCCGATCACCGTCCCCGGAGGGGGCCGAAGCGAACCGAAGGGGGCGACGCCGGAAGAAAAAAGAAGAAACCCTTGGAATGA